In one Macaca fascicularis isolate 582-1 chromosome 6, T2T-MFA8v1.1 genomic region, the following are encoded:
- the LOC141407075 gene encoding protocadherin alpha-2-like: protein MASSIRRGREAWTWLLSLLLLAAWEVGSRQLRYSVSEEAKHGTFVGRIAQDLGLELAELVPRLFRVASKTHGDLLERTLPWARSLLSSRCRIATLVLMDM from the exons ATGGCGTCTTCTATCAGACGGGGCCGAGAGGCCTGGACATGGCTGCTCTCGCTTCTGCTCCTcgcagcctgggaggtggggagcCGCCAGCTCCGCTACTCCGTCTCTGAGGAGGCCAAACACGGCACCTTCGTGGGCCGCATCGCGCAGGACCTGGGGCTGGAGCTCGCGGAGCTGGTGCCGCGCCTGTTCCGGGTGGCGTCCAAAACACATGGGGACCTTCTGGAG AGAACGCTTCCCTGGGCACGGTCATTGCTCTCATCACGGTGTCGGATCGCGACTCTGGTACTAATGGACATGTGA